One region of Brachybacterium saurashtrense genomic DNA includes:
- a CDS encoding GntR family transcriptional regulator: MSPRQEAVRLPMMQPLRRPSIIDQAELELRNAIYVGDLRPGDTIPEVQVSKQMGISRSSLREACQRLVRDGLLTQIPGRGLFVTTMDARTMSDFIDYRLGIEMQSASIVADRVAGLRAGGDDAGVAALLAPLRETLERTRRALEAEEVIEAGNADLDLHLQIAEITRNRFLISSMNTIVILTRMGSFSDPLGYGVRADLTEANARLLDALDAGDDSRARAVLRETLKELAGRLRSGETHQELVRDPDLLESDGPEWTTLGEE; this comes from the coding sequence ATGAGCCCCCGCCAGGAAGCGGTCCGGCTGCCGATGATGCAGCCTCTGCGCCGGCCCTCGATCATCGACCAGGCCGAGCTGGAGCTGCGCAACGCGATCTACGTGGGCGACCTGCGCCCCGGGGACACGATCCCCGAGGTGCAGGTCTCCAAGCAGATGGGGATCTCCCGCTCCTCGCTGCGCGAGGCGTGCCAGCGCCTGGTGCGCGACGGCCTGCTCACGCAGATCCCCGGGCGCGGCCTGTTCGTCACCACGATGGACGCCCGCACGATGTCGGACTTCATCGACTACCGCCTGGGCATCGAGATGCAGTCCGCCTCGATCGTCGCCGATCGGGTCGCGGGCCTGCGCGCCGGGGGCGACGACGCAGGCGTGGCGGCGCTCCTGGCACCGCTGCGCGAGACGCTCGAGCGCACCCGTCGGGCCCTGGAGGCCGAAGAGGTGATCGAGGCCGGCAACGCGGATCTCGACCTGCACCTGCAGATCGCCGAGATCACCCGCAACCGCTTCCTGATCTCCTCGATGAACACCATCGTGATCCTCACCCGGATGGGCAGCTTCTCGGATCCGCTGGGCTACGGCGTGCGCGCGGATCTCACCGAGGCGAACGCACGCCTGCTGGATGCGCTGGACGCCGGGGACGACTCCCGTGCCCGCGCGGTGCTGCGCGAGACCCTCAAGGAGCTCGCCGGCCGACTGCGCAGCGGCGAGACCCATCAGGAGCTGGTGCGCGACCCGGACCTGCTGGAGTCCGACGGCCCCGAGTGGACCACCCTCGGCGAGGAGTGA
- a CDS encoding peroxiredoxin has translation MSPAPVKLAVGDPAPAFDLPIAGGGRVDLAALRGTPVLLWFYPAANTSLCTKQACDLRDNHQMFLDAGYRVIGVSPDPLPELERFVAEQELPYDLASDESHQVMEAYGAWGEKNMYGRLVEGTIRSTFAIDAEGRLSFVKYRVGTPKHIALLQEKLGL, from the coding sequence ATGTCCCCCGCGCCCGTCAAGCTCGCCGTCGGCGACCCCGCCCCCGCGTTCGACCTCCCCATCGCCGGTGGCGGTCGGGTGGACCTCGCCGCCCTGCGCGGCACCCCGGTGCTGCTGTGGTTCTACCCGGCGGCGAACACCTCGCTGTGCACGAAGCAGGCCTGCGACCTGCGCGACAACCATCAGATGTTCCTCGACGCCGGGTACCGGGTGATCGGCGTCTCGCCGGATCCTCTGCCCGAGCTGGAGCGATTCGTCGCCGAGCAGGAGCTGCCCTACGACCTCGCCTCCGACGAGTCCCACCAGGTCATGGAGGCGTACGGCGCCTGGGGCGAGAAGAACATGTACGGCAGGCTCGTGGAGGGCACGATCCGCTCCACGTTCGCGATCGACGCCGAGGGCCGGCTGAGCTTCGTGAAGTACCGCGTGGGCACGCCGAAGCACATCGCCCTGCTGCAGGAGAAGCTGGGGCTGTGA
- the ehuC gene encoding ectoine/hydroxyectoine ABC transporter permease subunit EhuC has product MDGVIGFVEDLGPNLQLVLERMPMIVDGVITTMQATVLGALLALVIAFVFGLAQISKLLVVRVVARVFVEFFRGTSLVVQLFWLAFVMPQLPYPLGFQLEPMLVAVLALGLNYGAYAAEVVRGSIGSVPKGQYEAISALSLSPARGMFRIVIPQAWALMIPSLSNLWIQLLKGSAIVNTVLLYDLFFQVEQLRDRTGTWFAYIFALLAYYLLAWLIVILMNGLEIRAKHRIGRGPGLTENWRALFQAPGTTPSGKRSLRAVKDKASARVATTSAGGVTP; this is encoded by the coding sequence ATGGACGGAGTGATCGGCTTCGTCGAGGATCTGGGCCCGAACCTCCAGCTGGTGCTGGAGCGGATGCCGATGATCGTCGACGGCGTGATCACCACGATGCAGGCCACCGTGCTCGGTGCGCTGCTGGCGCTGGTGATCGCCTTCGTGTTCGGCCTCGCCCAGATCTCGAAACTCCTGGTGGTGCGGGTCGTCGCCCGCGTGTTCGTGGAGTTCTTCCGCGGCACGTCCCTGGTGGTGCAGCTGTTCTGGCTCGCCTTCGTGATGCCGCAGCTGCCCTACCCGCTCGGCTTCCAGCTGGAGCCGATGCTGGTGGCCGTGCTGGCGCTCGGCCTGAACTACGGCGCCTACGCCGCCGAGGTGGTGCGCGGCTCGATCGGCTCGGTGCCCAAGGGCCAGTACGAGGCGATCAGCGCCCTCAGCCTCAGCCCGGCCCGCGGCATGTTCCGCATCGTGATCCCGCAGGCCTGGGCGCTGATGATCCCCTCGCTGTCCAATCTGTGGATCCAGCTGCTCAAGGGGAGCGCGATCGTGAACACGGTGCTGCTGTACGACCTGTTCTTCCAGGTAGAGCAGCTGCGTGATCGCACCGGCACCTGGTTCGCGTACATCTTCGCGCTGCTGGCCTACTACCTGCTCGCCTGGCTGATCGTGATCCTGATGAACGGCCTGGAGATCCGTGCCAAGCACCGCATCGGGCGCGGCCCGGGCCTCACGGAGAACTGGCGCGCCCTGTTCCAGGCCCCCGGCACCACCCCGTCCGGCAAGCGCTCGCTGCGTGCGGTGAAGGACAAGGCGTCGGCCCGCGTGGCCACCACGAGTGCAGGAGGTGTCACGCCATGA
- a CDS encoding transporter substrate-binding domain-containing protein has protein sequence MQNRRSFIRGSGLVLSAAALGGLAACSRTSTGGGDGGSGGSDGGGGGDLLSQLQEAGTITVGFAGEAPYSFEDGGELTGATVAMHREIFGELGIDTVEGMLTDWGSLIPGLNAGQFDAISAGMSILPDRCAQAAFSNPEFQYTTALMVPEGNPEGLENMQSFVDSGLTVATMSGAVEAGYVESLGLDGIEVGGPQDGVDALKAGNADAFALTAISLNWLADNTVDGVEVTESFVADIDGVKQYGAGGTVFRQEDTSLLDAYNEKLDEIIADPDRYLSIVGDFGFTEGELPPAEMTTEILCSGDLSSLQ, from the coding sequence ATGCAGAACCGCCGCAGCTTCATCCGAGGAAGCGGACTCGTCCTCTCGGCCGCCGCGCTGGGCGGCCTCGCCGCCTGCAGCCGCACGAGCACCGGCGGTGGTGACGGCGGCTCCGGCGGCAGCGACGGCGGCGGCGGGGGCGATCTCCTCAGCCAGCTGCAGGAGGCCGGCACCATCACCGTCGGCTTCGCCGGCGAGGCGCCCTACAGCTTCGAGGACGGCGGTGAGCTCACCGGCGCCACCGTCGCCATGCACCGCGAGATCTTCGGCGAGCTGGGCATCGACACCGTCGAGGGCATGCTCACCGACTGGGGCTCGCTGATCCCGGGCCTGAACGCGGGCCAGTTCGATGCGATCAGCGCCGGCATGTCGATCCTCCCGGATCGCTGCGCCCAGGCCGCGTTCAGCAATCCCGAGTTCCAGTACACGACCGCGCTGATGGTGCCCGAGGGCAACCCGGAGGGCCTGGAGAACATGCAGTCCTTCGTGGACTCCGGGCTCACCGTCGCCACCATGTCCGGCGCGGTCGAGGCCGGCTACGTCGAGTCCCTGGGCCTGGACGGCATCGAGGTGGGCGGCCCGCAGGACGGTGTGGACGCCCTGAAGGCCGGCAACGCCGACGCCTTCGCCCTCACCGCCATCTCGCTGAACTGGCTCGCGGACAACACCGTCGACGGCGTCGAGGTGACCGAGAGCTTCGTCGCGGACATCGACGGCGTGAAGCAGTACGGCGCCGGCGGCACCGTGTTCCGCCAGGAGGACACCTCCCTCCTGGACGCCTACAACGAGAAGCTCGACGAGATCATCGCCGATCCCGACCGCTACCTCTCCATCGTCGGCGACTTCGGCTTCACCGAGGGCGAGCTGCCCCCGGCGGAGATGACCACCGAGATCCTCTGCTCCGGTGATCTCTCCTCCCTGCAGTGA
- the ehuA gene encoding ectoine/hydroxyectoine ABC transporter ATP-binding protein EhuA: MPENTESTAGSGGQPHIEFRDVVKSFGSNTVLDDLNFTVGKGERVTLIGPSGSGKTTILRLVMTLEELTGGYIHVGGVPLQYEEQGGRRVRISDKRRRRTTQQIGMVFQHFNLFPNMTVMENIIEAPVHVMGLGKDEAAERAEALLDKVGMAWKKDARPSQLSGGQQQRVAIARALAMDPEVLLLDEVTSALDPELVGEVLGVLKDIAAETDISMLIVTHEMQFARDVSDRVMMFDQGSVVEQGVPDKIFSAPEHQRTQDFLRAVL, translated from the coding sequence TTGCCTGAGAACACCGAGAGCACCGCCGGCAGCGGCGGGCAGCCCCACATCGAGTTCCGCGACGTGGTCAAGAGCTTCGGCAGCAACACCGTGCTGGACGATCTCAACTTCACCGTCGGCAAGGGCGAGCGGGTCACCCTGATCGGCCCCTCCGGCTCCGGCAAGACCACGATCCTGCGCCTGGTGATGACCCTCGAGGAGCTCACCGGCGGGTACATCCACGTGGGTGGCGTGCCGCTGCAGTACGAGGAGCAGGGCGGGCGCCGGGTGCGGATCTCCGACAAGCGCCGCCGGCGCACCACCCAGCAGATCGGGATGGTGTTCCAGCACTTCAACCTGTTCCCCAACATGACGGTGATGGAGAACATCATCGAGGCGCCCGTGCACGTGATGGGGCTCGGCAAGGACGAGGCGGCCGAGCGGGCCGAGGCGCTGCTGGACAAGGTGGGCATGGCGTGGAAGAAGGACGCCCGCCCGTCCCAGCTCTCCGGCGGCCAGCAGCAGCGCGTGGCGATCGCCCGCGCGCTCGCGATGGACCCGGAGGTGCTGCTGCTGGACGAGGTCACCTCCGCGCTGGACCCCGAGCTGGTGGGGGAGGTGCTCGGCGTGCTCAAGGACATCGCCGCCGAGACCGACATCTCCATGCTCATCGTCACCCACGAGATGCAGTTCGCCCGTGACGTCTCCGATCGCGTGATGATGTTCGACCAGGGCTCCGTGGTGGAGCAGGGGGTGCCGGACAAGATCTTCAGCGCACCGGAGCATCAGCGGACCCAGGACTTCCTGCGCGCCGTGCTCTGA
- the ehuD gene encoding ectoine/hydroxyectoine ABC transporter permease subunit EhuD, which yields MNQNPSWWDWSHAAAALPTLLDGFRYTLLATVLGTLIALVLGLLVAMIRRSAPRIIATPFTWVVEFVRMTPLVVQLVFANLVLSPYFDSTLMIGIWVLGIHYTTYMAEVYRAGIDSVPTGQWEAATALSLPRARTWRAVVVPQAIRNTLPALGNYAISMFKETPFLVVIYVGEMVRNAQTYGAGTFRYTEAITLAGLIFLAASYPTSVLIRRLEKKLA from the coding sequence ATGAACCAGAACCCGTCCTGGTGGGACTGGAGCCATGCGGCCGCCGCCCTGCCCACGCTGCTCGACGGCTTCCGGTACACGTTGCTCGCGACGGTGCTCGGCACCCTCATCGCGCTGGTGCTGGGCCTACTGGTGGCGATGATCCGTCGCAGCGCGCCGAGGATCATCGCCACGCCCTTCACCTGGGTGGTGGAGTTCGTGCGGATGACCCCTCTGGTCGTGCAGCTGGTGTTCGCGAACCTCGTGCTCTCGCCGTACTTCGACTCGACCCTGATGATCGGCATCTGGGTGCTGGGCATCCACTACACCACCTACATGGCCGAGGTGTACCGCGCCGGCATCGACTCGGTGCCCACGGGGCAGTGGGAGGCCGCGACCGCGCTCTCCCTGCCGCGGGCTCGCACCTGGCGTGCCGTGGTGGTGCCGCAGGCGATCCGCAACACGCTCCCGGCCCTGGGCAACTACGCGATCTCCATGTTCAAGGAGACCCCCTTCCTCGTGGTGATCTACGTGGGGGAGATGGTGCGCAACGCCCAGACCTACGGCGCGGGCACCTTCCGCTACACCGAGGCGATCACCCTGGCCGGCCTGATCTTCCTGGCCGCCAGCTATCCGACCTCCGTCCTGATCCGACGACTGGAGAAGAAACTTGCCTGA